From a region of the Stenotrophomonas sp. BIO128-Bstrain genome:
- a CDS encoding sugar O-acetyltransferase — protein MGPSEKEKMLSGMPYRPGDPELQAEMAAAKVWMVRYNAALAESPAVRCALLREQLGAVGEGAVIRPPFHCDYGSNIRLGQGVFLNYNCVILDVAEVSIGDGTQIGPAVQIYAADHPRDPQARAQGLESARPVRIGRNVWIGGGAIILPGVTIGDNAVVGAGSVVTRDVPAGATVVGNPARGVTVRTHGD, from the coding sequence ATGGGTCCGAGCGAAAAGGAAAAGATGCTGTCCGGGATGCCGTATCGTCCGGGCGACCCGGAACTGCAGGCCGAGATGGCGGCGGCCAAGGTCTGGATGGTCCGTTACAACGCGGCCCTGGCCGAAAGCCCGGCCGTGCGCTGCGCGCTGTTGCGCGAGCAGCTCGGTGCGGTCGGCGAAGGCGCGGTGATCCGGCCGCCGTTCCACTGCGATTACGGCAGCAACATCCGCCTGGGCCAGGGCGTATTCCTCAACTACAACTGCGTGATCCTGGACGTGGCCGAGGTCAGCATCGGCGATGGCACCCAGATCGGCCCGGCGGTGCAGATCTATGCGGCCGACCATCCGCGCGATCCGCAGGCACGCGCGCAGGGCCTGGAGTCGGCCAGGCCGGTGCGCATCGGCCGCAATGTCTGGATCGGCGGCGGCGCGATCATATTGCCCGGCGTGACCATTGGCGATAACGCGGTGGTCGGTGCCGGCAGCGTGGTCACCCGCGATGTACCGGCCGGTGCGACGGTGGTGGGCAACCCGGCACGGGGAGTGACTGTACGCACCCACGGCGATTGA
- a CDS encoding ThuA domain-containing protein — protein MRRLLIALLCSLLLLPMAGLAAPPGADRILIFTRTAKFHHDSIPVAVATLRQLSTEAGLRADHSEDPRDFRADTLARYRAVVFANTTGDVLDATQQAAMEQFIRNGGGFMGVHAAADTEYDWPWYGELVGAWFHKHPEGLQDTLVQPERDGKASGVAWPIRDELYNYRRNPRGMVQVIATVDESRYDGGTMGADHPIAWCRPFDGGRSWYTGLGHDVAVYGDPNVRAQLRRGLRYAAGHAPAC, from the coding sequence ATGCGCCGACTGCTCATCGCCCTGCTGTGCTCGCTGCTCCTGCTCCCGATGGCCGGGCTTGCCGCCCCACCCGGCGCCGACCGCATCCTGATCTTCACCCGCACCGCCAAGTTCCACCACGACTCGATTCCAGTGGCCGTGGCGACGCTGCGCCAGCTGAGCACCGAGGCCGGATTGAGGGCGGACCACAGCGAGGATCCGCGCGACTTCCGCGCCGACACCCTCGCCCGCTACCGCGCCGTGGTCTTCGCCAACACCACCGGCGATGTGCTCGACGCCACGCAGCAGGCCGCCATGGAGCAGTTCATCCGCAACGGCGGCGGTTTCATGGGCGTGCACGCTGCCGCGGATACCGAATACGACTGGCCGTGGTATGGCGAGCTGGTGGGCGCGTGGTTCCACAAACACCCGGAAGGTCTGCAGGACACGTTGGTGCAGCCCGAACGGGACGGGAAGGCTTCCGGAGTGGCCTGGCCGATCCGCGATGAGCTCTACAACTACCGGCGCAATCCCCGTGGGATGGTGCAGGTCATCGCGACGGTGGACGAATCGCGCTACGACGGCGGCACCATGGGCGCCGATCATCCCATCGCCTGGTGCCGGCCCTTCGATGGCGGCCGCAGCTGGTATACCGGGCTGGGCCACGATGTGGCGGTGTATGGCGACCCGAATGTCCGCGCGCAGCTGCGCCGTGGCCTGCGCTATGCGGCAGGCCACGCGCCGGCGTGTTGA
- the uvrD gene encoding DNA helicase II: MDVSHLLDGLNPAQREAVSAPPGHHLVLAGAGSGKTRVLIHRIAWLNEVCGVPTHGIFAVTFTNKAAGEMRHRIDLQLPQGSRGAWIGTFHGLAHRLLRLHYQDAKLPDSFQVMDSDDQLRLVKRVVQQLEIDDGKFPPKQIAWWINEQKDEGRRPQHIQPEPHDAWLETMRQAYAAYQERCDRAGLVDFAELLLRAHELLRDNPALLAHYRSRFREILVDEFQDTNAIQYAFVRVLAGDSGHVFVVGDDDQAIYGWRGAKVENVQRFLKDFPGAQTVRLEQNYRSTANILGAANAVIAHNPDRIGKELWTDSGDGDPIDLYAAYNEMDEARYVVERARQWVRDGGSYGDVAVLYRSNAQSRAFEEALLSEQVPYRVYGGMRFFERAEIKDALAYLRLMTNRNDDAAFERAVNTPTRGIGDRTLDEVRRLARAQAISLWEATMLTTQGNALAARARNALAGFLVLVNQLQAEADTMTLAERIDHVLMRSGLREHWSKESRNALDSESRADNLDELVSVASRFVRREDDVEETQDMSELVAFLAYASLEAGEGQAQAGEEGVQLMTLHAAKGLEFPLVFLAGMEDGLFPSARSLEESGRLEEERRLAYVGITRARQKLVLCYAESRRIHGQDNYNVPSRFLREIPRELVNEVRPKVQVSRGTSLGANRVMGHAALEAPPLKLGAMVNHPKFGEGMVTDYEGSGQHARVQVEFIEAGSKWLVMAYANLTVI; the protein is encoded by the coding sequence ATGGATGTTTCCCACTTGCTCGACGGGTTGAACCCCGCCCAGCGCGAAGCTGTGTCCGCCCCGCCCGGCCACCATCTGGTGCTTGCCGGTGCCGGTTCCGGCAAGACCCGCGTGCTTATCCACCGCATCGCCTGGCTCAATGAAGTCTGCGGCGTGCCGACCCATGGCATTTTTGCGGTGACCTTCACCAACAAGGCCGCCGGGGAGATGCGTCACCGCATCGACCTGCAGCTGCCGCAGGGCAGCCGCGGCGCCTGGATCGGCACCTTCCACGGCCTGGCCCACCGCCTGCTGCGCCTGCATTACCAGGACGCCAAGCTGCCCGACAGCTTCCAGGTGATGGACTCGGACGACCAACTGCGGCTGGTCAAGCGCGTGGTCCAGCAGCTGGAGATCGACGACGGCAAGTTCCCGCCGAAGCAGATCGCCTGGTGGATCAACGAGCAGAAGGACGAGGGCCGCCGCCCACAGCACATCCAGCCCGAGCCGCATGATGCGTGGCTGGAGACCATGCGCCAGGCCTACGCGGCCTACCAGGAACGCTGCGACCGTGCCGGCCTGGTCGATTTCGCCGAGCTGCTGCTGCGCGCGCATGAACTGCTGCGCGACAACCCGGCCCTGCTGGCCCACTACCGTTCGCGCTTCCGCGAAATCCTGGTGGACGAGTTCCAGGACACCAACGCCATCCAGTACGCCTTCGTGCGCGTGCTGGCCGGCGACAGCGGCCACGTGTTCGTGGTCGGCGACGACGACCAGGCCATCTACGGCTGGCGCGGCGCCAAGGTCGAGAACGTCCAGCGCTTCCTGAAGGATTTCCCGGGTGCGCAGACCGTGCGCCTGGAGCAGAACTACCGCTCCACCGCCAACATCCTCGGCGCAGCCAATGCGGTGATCGCGCACAACCCGGACCGCATCGGCAAGGAGTTGTGGACCGACAGCGGCGACGGTGATCCGATCGATCTTTACGCGGCCTACAACGAAATGGATGAGGCGCGTTACGTGGTCGAGCGGGCGCGCCAGTGGGTGCGCGACGGCGGCAGCTACGGCGATGTGGCCGTGCTCTACCGCAGCAACGCGCAGTCGCGTGCGTTCGAAGAAGCGCTGCTCTCCGAGCAGGTGCCGTACCGCGTGTATGGCGGCATGCGCTTCTTCGAGCGTGCCGAAATCAAGGACGCGCTGGCATACCTGCGGTTGATGACCAACCGCAACGATGACGCCGCCTTCGAACGCGCGGTCAACACGCCAACGCGTGGCATCGGCGACCGCACCCTGGATGAAGTGCGCCGGTTGGCGCGCGCCCAGGCGATCTCGCTGTGGGAAGCGACCATGCTGACCACCCAGGGAAATGCGCTGGCCGCACGCGCACGCAACGCGCTGGCCGGCTTCCTGGTGCTGGTCAATCAGCTCCAGGCCGAAGCGGACACGATGACCCTGGCCGAACGCATCGACCACGTGCTGATGCGCTCGGGCCTGCGCGAGCACTGGTCCAAGGAAAGCCGCAACGCGCTGGATTCGGAATCGCGCGCGGACAACCTGGACGAACTGGTCTCGGTGGCCTCGCGCTTCGTGCGTCGCGAGGATGACGTCGAAGAGACCCAGGACATGAGCGAGCTGGTCGCCTTCCTCGCCTACGCCTCGCTGGAGGCTGGCGAAGGCCAGGCCCAGGCCGGCGAAGAGGGCGTGCAGTTGATGACGCTGCACGCCGCCAAGGGCCTGGAATTCCCGCTGGTGTTCCTGGCCGGCATGGAAGACGGCCTGTTCCCGAGTGCACGTTCGCTGGAAGAAAGCGGCCGGCTGGAAGAAGAGCGTCGCCTGGCCTACGTGGGCATCACGCGCGCGCGCCAGAAGCTGGTGCTCTGCTACGCCGAATCGCGTCGCATCCATGGCCAGGACAACTACAACGTGCCCTCGCGTTTCCTGCGCGAGATCCCGCGTGAGCTGGTGAACGAAGTGCGCCCCAAGGTGCAGGTCTCGCGCGGCACCTCGCTGGGCGCCAACCGGGTGATGGGCCATGCGGCGCTGGAAGCACCGCCGCTCAAGCTGGGCGCGATGGTCAACCATCCCAAGTTCGGCGAAGGCATGGTCACCGACTATGAAGGCAGCGGCCAGCACGCCCGCGTGCAGGTGGAATTCATCGAAGCCGGCAGCAAGTGGCTGGTGATGGCGTATGCCAACCTGACGGTGATCTGA
- a CDS encoding low molecular weight protein tyrosine phosphatase family protein, whose product MTRNVLFLCSQNRLRSPTAEQVFADWPGIETASAGLLAHAEEVLSPEQLQWADLVFVMEKEHRSRLSSRYNAWLGGKRVICLDIPDDYEYMDPVLVELLKRKVAPFLR is encoded by the coding sequence ATGACCCGCAACGTACTTTTCCTTTGCAGCCAGAACCGCCTGCGCAGCCCGACGGCCGAGCAGGTATTTGCCGATTGGCCCGGTATCGAGACCGCCTCGGCAGGGCTGCTGGCCCACGCCGAGGAAGTGCTCAGTCCGGAGCAGCTGCAGTGGGCCGACCTGGTCTTCGTGATGGAGAAGGAGCACCGCAGCCGGCTGTCCAGTCGTTACAACGCATGGCTGGGCGGCAAGCGGGTAATCTGCCTGGATATCCCGGACGACTACGAGTACATGGACCCGGTGCTGGTGGAGTTGCTCAAACGTAAGGTGGCGCCGTTCCTGCGTTGA
- the bla gene encoding subclass B3 metallo-beta-lactamase: protein MSSSPDRTATPAPARATLRALTLLGAMLGLAACHRQAPADGAVPTARGAEAAAAATALGDIPACPAGASVMEGWNDRAPPRRIFGNTWYVGTCGLAAVLVTSDQGHVLIDGGTTPAGPLIEANIRALGFDPRDVTYLLNSHEHYDHAAGLAHLQAATGAPLLARAPAVATLRNGRSDRDDPQYLEEGAAFPPVAQVRAIGDDEVVRVGPLALTAHATPGHTPGGTSWTWRSCDAGRCLDIAYTDSVSAISDAQYRYIDHPRMVEAFRRGLDRLAALPCDVHVTPHPLGSDLFARLQNDAASPLVDAGACRRYAQQGRINLDKRLAEEAAGRAP, encoded by the coding sequence ATGTCGTCCAGCCCCGACCGGACCGCCACCCCTGCCCCTGCGAGGGCCACGCTGCGCGCACTCACCTTGCTGGGCGCCATGCTGGGTCTGGCCGCCTGCCATCGTCAGGCACCCGCTGATGGCGCTGTTCCGACCGCTCGGGGTGCCGAGGCAGCTGCCGCCGCCACCGCGCTGGGCGACATTCCCGCCTGTCCGGCGGGTGCGAGCGTGATGGAGGGATGGAACGATCGTGCCCCGCCACGGCGTATCTTCGGCAATACGTGGTACGTGGGCACCTGTGGCCTGGCGGCCGTGCTGGTGACGTCCGATCAGGGCCATGTACTCATCGATGGCGGCACGACACCGGCTGGCCCGCTGATCGAGGCCAATATCCGCGCACTGGGCTTCGACCCGCGCGACGTGACGTACCTGCTGAACTCGCACGAGCATTACGATCACGCCGCCGGCCTGGCGCATCTGCAGGCGGCCACCGGTGCACCGCTGCTGGCGCGGGCCCCTGCCGTGGCCACCCTGCGCAATGGCAGAAGCGACCGCGATGATCCACAGTACCTTGAGGAAGGCGCAGCATTTCCACCGGTAGCGCAGGTTCGGGCCATCGGCGATGACGAGGTCGTCCGCGTCGGTCCGCTGGCATTGACTGCCCACGCCACCCCGGGCCATACGCCGGGCGGAACCAGCTGGACCTGGCGTTCATGCGACGCTGGGCGATGCCTGGATATCGCTTACACCGACAGCGTCAGTGCGATCTCCGATGCGCAGTACCGCTATATCGATCACCCGCGGATGGTGGAGGCCTTCCGGCGCGGCCTGGACCGCTTGGCCGCGCTTCCCTGCGACGTGCACGTAACGCCGCATCCACTGGGCAGCGACCTGTTCGCCCGTCTGCAGAACGACGCGGCCTCTCCGCTGGTCGATGCCGGCGCCTGCCGCCGCTACGCACAGCAGGGGCGCATCAACCTGGACAAACGGCTTGCCGAGGAAGCGGCCGGACGCGCGCCCTGA